The Enterococcus sp. 7F3_DIV0205 genome has a window encoding:
- the mgtA gene encoding magnesium-translocating P-type ATPase: MQKEMKNMIHEKAYQKIANLSIDKVLESFSSSWDGLKAREVQHSKEKFGINKITDNKKKSFIYTVIKSYVTPFTVVLMILATISFFTEYVYAEPSEKDITGVLIMVVMVLLSGTMTLVQSVKSSNAVSKLQNMIQITATVTRENKEMEIPVDEVVCGDLVNLAAGDMIPADLRLIHAKDLFVSQSAMTGESFPVEKKVKNVTSTNNNNQTDFDNLLFLGSNVVSGSGVGVAVRVGDNTLFGKIAQDVADDEKKTSFELGVNKTTWLLIRFMMVITPAVFLINGITKGDWGEALMFAIATAVGLTPEMLPMIVTTNLVKGSRDMAKEGTIMKNVNAIQNFGAMDILCTDKTGTLTQDKVILEYHYNTSCQEDREVLRSAFLNSYFQTGLRNLIDKAIIEASSKELSIDEEDYFKIDEIPFDFNRRRMSVVIKNRRSNQSFLITKGAVEEMLQACSHINQAGDVVPITPKIKKQVLKTVKELNEDGLRVLAIADKKVNNQLDDYSVADEQELILQGYLAFLDPPKETAAAAIQALKSNGVSVKILTGDNELVTRSVCKEVGLGTEKMIDGSAISKLSESELEQMVNKYTIFTKVTPDQKTKIVKALKKNEQTVGFMGDGINDAGAMKVSDVGISVDTAVDIAKESADVILLQKDLMVLEQGIISGRKVFSNTMKYIKMTASSNFGNVFSVIPASIFLPFLPVAPIQSLFLNLIYDTSCMSVPWDNVDKEYVEKPKKWEAKSIGSFMKWFGPTSSVFDIVTYLFMYFIICPTILGGGFFSLAADQKLLFIAIFHAGWFIESLWSQMLVLHILRTPKIPFLQSRASGILTLVTSVGILIGTILPFTNLGASIGFAPLPGNYFFYLIPTIIAYLLLVTVIKKIYIRKYQELL; this comes from the coding sequence ATGCAAAAAGAAATGAAGAACATGATCCATGAAAAAGCTTATCAAAAGATAGCGAATTTATCTATCGATAAAGTTTTAGAAAGCTTTTCCTCTTCTTGGGATGGCTTGAAAGCACGAGAAGTTCAACACTCGAAAGAAAAATTCGGTATAAATAAAATTACAGATAATAAAAAAAAGTCCTTTATTTATACTGTGATAAAATCCTATGTCACACCATTTACTGTTGTATTGATGATACTAGCAACTATCTCGTTTTTCACTGAATATGTGTATGCTGAACCAAGTGAGAAAGACATTACTGGGGTTTTGATTATGGTGGTCATGGTTTTGTTAAGCGGCACTATGACTTTAGTTCAATCAGTGAAATCAAGTAATGCAGTCAGTAAATTACAAAATATGATTCAGATCACAGCGACTGTTACCAGAGAAAATAAAGAAATGGAAATACCTGTGGACGAAGTTGTTTGTGGTGACTTAGTTAATCTTGCAGCAGGAGACATGATTCCAGCAGATTTGCGGTTGATTCATGCGAAGGACTTATTCGTTTCACAATCAGCGATGACAGGAGAAAGTTTTCCAGTTGAAAAAAAAGTCAAAAATGTTACTTCTACAAATAATAATAACCAAACAGATTTTGATAATTTATTGTTTTTAGGCAGCAATGTCGTTAGCGGCAGTGGTGTTGGTGTAGCTGTTCGGGTTGGGGATAATACACTGTTTGGAAAAATTGCACAAGATGTTGCAGATGATGAGAAAAAAACAAGCTTTGAATTAGGTGTAAACAAAACGACATGGTTATTGATTCGTTTTATGATGGTGATTACGCCAGCAGTATTTTTGATCAATGGAATCACAAAAGGCGATTGGGGTGAAGCCTTAATGTTTGCTATTGCAACGGCTGTAGGGCTTACACCAGAAATGCTGCCAATGATCGTTACGACTAATTTGGTCAAAGGTTCTAGGGATATGGCAAAAGAAGGAACGATCATGAAAAACGTCAACGCGATTCAAAATTTTGGTGCCATGGATATTTTATGTACGGATAAAACTGGCACCCTGACACAAGACAAGGTCATTTTAGAATATCATTACAATACCTCATGCCAAGAAGATCGGGAAGTATTGCGTTCTGCTTTTTTAAATAGTTATTTCCAAACTGGTCTGCGTAATTTAATCGATAAGGCAATTATTGAAGCGTCATCGAAAGAGTTATCTATCGATGAAGAAGATTATTTTAAGATTGATGAAATTCCTTTCGACTTTAATCGCAGAAGAATGAGTGTTGTTATTAAAAATAGAAGATCGAATCAAAGCTTTTTGATTACTAAAGGAGCAGTTGAAGAAATGCTGCAAGCATGCTCTCATATCAATCAGGCTGGAGACGTTGTTCCGATCACACCAAAAATAAAAAAACAAGTATTAAAAACAGTGAAGGAATTAAATGAAGATGGTCTAAGAGTCTTAGCGATCGCAGATAAAAAAGTCAACAATCAATTAGATGACTATTCTGTTGCAGATGAACAGGAACTGATTTTACAAGGGTATCTCGCTTTTCTAGATCCTCCCAAAGAAACGGCGGCTGCTGCTATTCAAGCATTAAAAAGTAACGGAGTTTCTGTAAAAATTCTAACAGGTGATAATGAATTAGTAACACGTTCAGTTTGTAAAGAAGTTGGTCTGGGGACTGAAAAAATGATCGATGGTTCAGCAATTTCTAAATTATCTGAATCAGAACTAGAACAGATGGTCAATAAATATACTATTTTTACAAAAGTAACACCTGATCAAAAAACAAAAATTGTTAAAGCGTTGAAGAAAAATGAACAAACAGTTGGCTTCATGGGGGACGGAATCAATGACGCAGGAGCTATGAAAGTCTCTGATGTTGGAATTTCTGTAGATACGGCAGTTGATATTGCAAAAGAATCGGCTGATGTGATTTTGCTGCAAAAAGACTTAATGGTTTTAGAACAGGGAATTATTTCTGGACGCAAAGTCTTTAGTAATACAATGAAGTATATCAAAATGACAGCAAGTTCAAATTTTGGGAATGTATTTTCTGTTATTCCTGCGAGTATTTTTTTACCATTTTTACCAGTTGCGCCGATTCAATCACTATTTTTGAATTTGATTTACGATACATCTTGCATGTCCGTTCCGTGGGATAACGTGGATAAAGAGTATGTCGAAAAGCCTAAGAAGTGGGAAGCCAAATCAATTGGTTCATTCATGAAATGGTTTGGACCGACAAGTTCTGTTTTTGATATCGTTACTTATCTATTTATGTATTTTATTATTTGTCCAACTATCTTAGGCGGTGGATTTTTCTCATTAGCAGCCGATCAGAAACTCTTATTTATCGCTATTTTCCATGCAGGTTGGTTTATTGAGTCTCTATGGTCACAAATGTTGGTACTTCATATATTGAGAACGCCAAAAATACCTTTCCTTCAAAGTAGAGCTTCAGGCATCTTGACGCTCGTCACTTCAGTTGGAATTTTAATTGGAACAATTTTGCCGTTTACGAATTTAGGAGCAAGCATTGGTTTTGCACCACTTCCAGGAAATTACTTTTTTTACTTGATTCCAACAATCATTGCGTATTTACTCTTAGTAACAGTGATCAAGAAAATATATATAAGAAAATATCAAGAATTACTCTAG
- a CDS encoding LysR family transcriptional regulator, giving the protein MKLKQLDYFLALCKNKSFTKTSEELGISQPYLSTHIRELEQELNAQLITRDYGNNTLTPEGLVLKKRGEKIFQEFEMAVTEINLLVHTGETATIKIGTNLADTDYLIAKMLTDFHQKYPLASIDYGYYDNLEIALENKEIDIAVGILSEENSKIASSLIFSESYVVFISKKNQLSYLNELSVEHLLQTPLINYSKQIYEKNIIKTWIEINHPELKDNQCYELPSTISILNLVDQDFGVAFLPYSLADSIPNYLSITSVEIIDGPFRNISIGYHSDLPLSKAHKDLIEQLQFIF; this is encoded by the coding sequence ATGAAATTAAAACAATTAGACTATTTTTTAGCATTATGCAAAAACAAAAGCTTTACAAAAACATCAGAGGAATTAGGTATTTCTCAGCCTTATTTAAGCACACATATTCGAGAATTAGAGCAGGAGCTAAACGCCCAACTGATAACGAGAGATTACGGCAATAACACCTTAACGCCTGAGGGTCTTGTTTTAAAAAAAAGAGGGGAGAAAATTTTTCAAGAATTTGAAATGGCTGTCACAGAAATCAATTTACTTGTCCATACTGGAGAAACGGCAACCATCAAAATCGGAACAAATTTAGCTGACACTGACTATTTGATTGCAAAAATGCTAACAGACTTTCACCAAAAATATCCATTAGCCTCTATTGATTATGGCTATTACGACAATCTTGAAATAGCTCTGGAAAATAAAGAAATCGATATAGCAGTCGGTATTCTATCAGAAGAGAATTCTAAAATAGCAAGTAGTTTGATTTTTTCAGAATCTTACGTTGTTTTCATTAGCAAAAAAAATCAACTATCTTATCTAAACGAATTGTCAGTAGAGCATTTACTGCAAACCCCTTTAATAAATTATTCAAAACAAATCTATGAAAAGAACATAATTAAAACTTGGATAGAAATAAACCATCCTGAACTTAAAGATAATCAATGTTACGAACTACCTTCAACAATCTCGATATTGAATTTAGTCGATCAAGACTTTGGCGTGGCATTTCTTCCTTACTCATTGGCAGATTCCATTCCGAATTATTTAAGTATTACATCAGTCGAGATCATTGATGGACCTTTCAGAAATATTTCTATTGGTTATCATTCAGACCTACCTCTCTCAAAAGCACATAAAGATCTAATCGAACAACTTCAATTTATTTTTTAA